The Hevea brasiliensis isolate MT/VB/25A 57/8 chromosome 9, ASM3005281v1, whole genome shotgun sequence nucleotide sequence CAGGATCGCCATCGTTCGACAGAGTGGATTCTCGCAGTGCTTATTCAACGCCTCACTCAGATCGTAAAAACAAGACCCAGATGCCGTAATTTCTAAACAAAGATTATTGACCAACTTGGCCACTGTTTTGTTGTCTCCTAGCAAGTTCACAATGATTTCCTTACGAACAAGCAAATCCACGTCCTTCTCTGTGTTGATCAGAAAATCAAGTATCCATATGTAATCGCATATTAAAGGCTGCTCTGGATAGTGACACTGCTCGAAAGCCATCAGGTTTCTAATAACAAGCTCGGTGCTATCATCCGCTTCGAATAGTGGCATTTTCAACTCTCCCCTTTTAAATTTTATGTCAATTGAGCATGCATTTTCACTCGCCTTAAAATTCACTCCTGCTTCATGCAGCATAGTGGCATCGTATAGCTTCTTCACTATCTTATTATTCTTCGACTCTGGATGGCAGTAGGATCGATATTTTCGAAACAAgtcagtgaagtgtaagggtttcTCCGGAAGGGGTTTCTCCGGAAGGtcttcttctttgtttttattgtcTTTTCCTACGCTTCCATCCTTGTGCCTCTGACAGGTGAAGAGTCTAATAATCCAGAAATAGAGCAAGCAAGAGAAGCAATCGCAGGTTTTCTTCTGAAGAGGTTTCTCCGGAAGGtcttcttctttgtttttattgtcTTTTCCTACGCTTCCATCCTTGCGCCTCTGACAGGTGAAGAGTCTAATAATCCAGAAATAGAGCAAGCAAGAGAAGCAATCGCAGGTACACTTttgattttcatttttttctctttctagAGAAGATTTGTTCTTCTTTAACTCAAAGTTAAAGAGCACAAGGTCATGGAAAGAATGATATTGTTTTTCACTAGATTTGGGGATAGAGAATTCATATAAATCATCAAGAACAAAGTAGGGCAGCTGATTTTCAACCAATATTAAATCCCATAATAAACCATATTCCCGTGTTGATTTTCCAAGGATAAAATCATCATTGTAATTTCTAGGCActtggttttcaaagaaattatatttttctgCTCTTCTTAAGAAGAGCTCGATGATGAACACAGAATCCAGGAGAATCATGTTGAGGAACTTGTTAGTGCTTTCCTCAAATGTCTCTTCATAACAATGGCGTACCTTCAGCTCTTTAATTTGGTTGGCAAGCTCAGTCCAATGCTTCCCTGTCCTTTCACAGAACTCTGCCAAGTATCGCAATTTCTGCTTCTCCATAGGCTTTAATGCTTTGTTGTTGCGGTGAAAAGGCCCAATTGAAATATATTGAGGTGTGTAGGCCGCTGGCTTTCTTGCTCGGAGTTTTCTTGGAACCCTGTAGATACAAAGCTCAGGCCATAAGGCTGGCTCTGATATGAAAGACTTCAAGTCTGTTGGAATGTCAAGTGTTATCTGCAGCTCTTTGTTTTCATCTTCAATTTCACTTGAAGCATCTTCTATAtgattctttttcatctctcagaAAACCTAGTGGTGACACAATAAGCCAAAAAAATAGTAATTAGCATAATCAATTATATTATTCAACACACGCAACTTAAAAGAAAGATAACTATTAATACTACCCCTAAAACAAACTTGTGGCATCCGCTTTAAAAATCCAACATAAGTTTAAAAGTTTCACTTTGCTCTAATTAAACCCTCAATTGTTATGATATTACAAGGTGAATGTATTTTATATATACACAAAAATCGAATCTAACCAAAATTATGGAATTCAAGTGACCACCAATAGAAAATGAGATGAAGTGCGCAAACCTAGTGTGAAATTTTGCAGGAAAGAAAATGGTTTGTGGTTGAGAGCACCAGACTTCCTCCTTTGAAAAGCTTATGCAATGTTTTGGTACATTTCTCTGGCCACTTCGACACATATATATAGGACTAACCAGGAGTGATCTCCCTCTAAATGAGAAAATGTAATATATTTTTCCTCTTCTCTCCCCTCTCAGTTTATTAATGATTGGCTTAACTAAACACATAAATAAATGTatgattattatttaaaaaaaaattataaagtgattataaattttatgactcaaccatatatatatatatatattcactcattatatatatatatatataatatatatatatatatattattaaattataatttcatataAAAAATACTACATAAAATCATTGCTTTATTATGTAATTTCTCCTAATAAAGACCTCATCTTCTACTAGTAAGAAAATCATCCTCTCTTTTATCCTACTGCGCACAAATAGTACATCTATGATTCTAAATTCAATGTAAATCATTTACATTGATCGAtgataaatcaattaaaaattataaataaataaataaaattttattttataaaattcattattcattatttttaattaaattattactccataaaaaaaaaatctatacaaAATcatcataatattttataatttctctGATAACTTTCGAATCGGGATAACTGCTTCAAATACTGACAAAATCCTGTATCTATTATGAAGTGACGAACATATCCTGTAATGTATATTGCTAGACAGCATAGCTTAGCCTTaccatcaaaatttaaaaatgaagcAGATTTGGTGTATTGCAGAAAGAGAGCAATTTAAGTTCACGTACGTGGCTTGTCTGCATCAGCACAGCCAACGTCACCTGTCAAGAGTCATCGCCGACTTTTAATTGTGCGGGTCTAAGAAGGACGACGCAATTAAACGAACAAGTCCTTTCTGAATATTGATGGATTTCGGATTGACTCCTCCAGTATCGCCCATCGATAAAAATTTCATCGATTATTAGGCTTCCTTAGCCAAACcaaaagaaattataaatttaattggaATGCTTGATTAAATAAACAAGAGTCAGGATaacttaatttaaatatatttagcattattattaaaattattattaattttttcaatATATTACTtaaaagagtattaaaaaataaataaaaattaaataacgaccagaaaaaaataaataaaaattaaatacaatacatTTTAATCATGTAACTCTACAATTAAgcaattcaaaaaaataaattctaaaattattaaataattttttaaaagtttgtattaatatttaaataatatttttaaaattttaaaatattattaatatttttattaaacaatatgttaattttaataaaatttggcaaataaacatataatttaaataacataaaatataactaTTCAAATTAATAATAAGGTTGCTTTTGGATTCTGAGATTTGGGTTTGAAATATGGtaactaatattttattttattaataatttagtcactaaaattttattttattaataatttaaacttgtattttaaaatgtgaattctattaaattaaaaaattttaaatttaaattatgattaccaaaaaaataattaattactttaaagtttttaaaaattttaattaattataaaattatccaTGTATTTTACAAATTCATCTTCAACTATTACAAATAAGCCCTTTATAcctttttttaaattctatttgtcattattattttaattaattaatatatatatatatatatactatattattagatattaaaaaagaaaaataaaatgtgaatttggaatcaaattattaataaataaaatataaaggaGTAAATTgtttttgaattgaaaatttcagTTAAAAgcattttgattatttttgtaacaccccaaaattttattatttatgagtatttttggtattttaattttatttgaattttaggaattttttttgagatttttcggattttaaaaatcgggttcgattttccgaaaatataaactttgatgatttttaaaaattaatttaaaaaccacgtgacaaaactaaaactatatttggagtctacgtatttttctgagttttacgaaattttttcggaatttttggacatcgttttcggtcccgaggcagaataaaaattcaaaattttgtatttcgaatcgaaccggccgaatcgaaccggaccggatcggaccggtcgaatcggaccggtctcttctctttttcttcctcccgcgcgcgacgtcctctcctctcttctctcccgtttctctctcctcttcgCCGCCTAGCCAGCCCGGCCAGCGGCCAGCGCGCCGACCAGCCGGTAGGCCACGCCAAACGGCCGAAACGCCGCACGAACGTCCCTGCGCGCCGCGCCGCCGACTTCCTCGGCCAACCGCCGATCCGCCACCAATTGACCGGTcgtgtgtccaaaatcatctactcggcgagatctttccatagacaccaagaacgccgaaagacagcgagcggattgtccgatttttgctcgggatgattttagcccatttcgacttttcggctagatttctcgaaaaccgtgaatcccacgaggaaaccgaggccaccaaagacgctccattcgcCGAGCTTCgaacgacataaattttgaatttttcctttgtttttggtgggtcccacgaacttcgcggtgtattttcgagcattaaatgagcttagaaaattctgaaaaatttatgtactaacccccgtgttatgggcttcgtgtaggtatcctcgattagcggaaattcgacgattgaTCGTTCGCAAAATTAGGCGAAcggaccgttctggaaaagtctcgaattgggccgaggttttggctagccctcaTTGTCGACGTcgagcgtccccgaagtcggaatcggcaaaggtaaacccgaacctagtttttacgtaattttctaatgcttaaataggattaaaaatccataaaatattcgtggtagcttagaaaattacgattctttttgcaatagcttagcaatattgctaaggaccgcggggcaaagttttataatttttagagcttgtttgggcagtttttgcaaaaatgatcaataataaggactaaattgaaattttgagtattgtgatggatgattgatttgatgggcccaggaggggctgtgtgatatgattgaactgttgatatatggattgtgaatatagaagtgcgtttttagccctttttgcaggttgggtaggtcctaggtataggggagactctgccggattttcggcacgacttaggacgtaattggtcttttctttgtttgtattgagtcagactgtattaaataattgtaatataattgtcaggtgagccgggacagccttcttcctccgcccagccgccacagtaatttgtcgtcaagtttgtgagtagaatattaattttaattgtaatttcgatattattatatgttcagcatgcccatgcatcacttatatgcatatatttatgtagttaaactctaggcacgaattatgttgcattcataactgttaatgtgccatgagtgttgttgtggtaatttggagcagtgtgcgtgcgttggcgtgcgtgtgatgtggtgtggactatggataggacggggtagtcacggcttgagttcttcgctgggacccgttccttcgaggggtagtcacggcttgagttcttcgctgggaccctcgatttggtttattaagcgaaagtccggcttgagttcttcgctggcaccaggttggatttaagagagctgtataggggatcagctcccaatatattatgattgatgctacagggtgtgtgagtgctccaaattacctttttgatgctatgatgtgaatatgatgttgatgttgcatttcactctacagggtgcattagttatagatagttatagagattatggttaaaattgatattttactctctgagtcgaacgctcactcctgttcaaaaatttttacaggccacaggaggatattttattctgggttaacctgcttttctacctcgcaggttgtttatcaatattgtgtaattttaattactcctagaatttccgcatgtgttagcagtaattatttgaatttggtctgtaatattatattcatgttggacctgtaaacttaatattttaagtctgttttgatggattggatgagggagctgagctcccatttattattatgttgatgagtatgtggagggtgagctgagctccccaatggattgtttattgtgtttacaggtcgggtgagtcgaaaactccccgttggaaagtccattttatggccggactctgtccgtttgttttcttgatattgggcccaaatgggccttagagttgggttaatgaacagttaggcttactacgggcctcgggggctttaagtcgcctgtgtcctagtgcggTCCGCCCAcgagttgggtcgtgacaaatgtggtatcagagcttaggctccagattcttagggaatgttgtctaaagtgttgggaaaagtctaataggagtcacatgcggaaaaatagggtccatattcgtcttgcattgtcgtctttgcttctagtttctgcttcatatattgtatgtaaatatgagtctatagagctgtgcaatgtgcagttttgaattttgtgggctaatgctgctgaatttcaggaaaatgcgtagaagcaggagagctgccactgcaccagaaccagatgtgcctgacgaggtgtcggcacaggatgaggcgcctgccccgaggaggcggggtaggaggcctagagctgctcaagtagaagagcagctacccacGATTCAGAAAcgatctttcatggcacaggtcccatggaccccatggcgacTACTCTAGccggtctgcagagaaccatcgacatgatggcgcgagatatggtccaccctccacagcagcagcagtccaccgcaccaagagaggaatcttacaaacagatcataaatttcaagaagttggtgcctggtacctatgatgtgtcagacgatgcatatcggtttttggattcctgcagacaggcaggaacagaattacagttgactgatagaagattgatagagtgtatgcagcacgtcatggggcccatgcctagacaatggatgaatgactacgtgttaccccggatggagggtttgacatgggctcagtttgtggaactttttatcaaccggtttgtgccagaaagtttcagagatcagaagcagtgggcctttgaggccttaagacagaatggcaggtctgtagatgaatatgctacagaatttctggaattgagcagatatgcccctacagcagtatctacagagactatgaaggtgaaaagattcctaaaggggcttgacaggagatatgcaaacctggccatgatgtctgatcagtcttttgatgtggtggttgaccgAGCTAGACAGATTGAGATCAGTTATGCTgtagatgacagcggaagagcaaagaaaaacagagcagagggttcctcaggtgtcccttccatgggtactccggatagtggtggccagagtaattacagaggaaagagtaggaacaagaaaagtggttttagacacaaaccatgaggattcagaccagggtacggatccagcagtgatcacagttcggggtacagcagttctgggtctggctcaggatcctccttggcaccttgtacacagtgtggaagaggacattcaggaccttgtttgatgggatcaggagtatgcttcaggtgtggccaacagggtcactttgctagagaatgccccatgttcagcgagccacagatggggtcacagggttttgttgcgaatgttcctcgacagttgtatccgggcgcttccaacatggcaggcagtcagttcagtggccaacagggccgaggacaagggggacatggatttggaggcggtcagaggtagaagtcgatgtcgagttacgccactcggggtagggtcaagctcgggttttcaccccgacTCAccagatgctcaagcttcaaatgcggttgtggcggtattcttcagtcctgttcttatgaggctcgtgttttaatagatccgggtgctacgcactcatttgtctcccctgtgtttgccatgaggttgggtagaaactccacaactttagagtgccctttgtcagtagctaccccacttagtgacaacatagatgtagatatggtttttccgggtagcccagtggtagtggatggaaagatcctcccagcagacttggttcctctaccgatgtggatttcgatgtaatcacgggatggattggttggcaactcattatgccaccttagaccgcAGAaacaaaaggtgtatttccacataccgtgtggaagagtttagttttgatggtgacatgatcgtggctccatataatttggtgtcagcaattagtgctagaaaaatgttgaggcgtggatgccaagggtatttggcattggtgagagatacatctgtagaaggtgtcagcatggaaaatgttcctgttgtcagagaattcatggatgtcttccctgaggagcttccagggttgccacgggaagggaaatagagttttgcattgatgttgtgcggtacaaaccccatatcgatgccaccttacaggatggcaccagcgaaTTGAAAgagtgaaggagcaactacaggagcttttggacaagggtttcatacgtccagaGCACTTCACCCCAGGGTGCtctgttttatttgtgagaaagaaggatgggtcattgaggttgtgtatcgactacagacagctgaacaaggtcactgtgaagaacaagtatccacttcctcggatcgatgatttgtttgatcagctccaaggagctagattcttttccaagatagacctgcgatcaggctaccatcagttgagaatcaggaatgaggacgtgtccaaaacggctttcacgacaagatatggtcattatgagttcttggtgatgtcttttggactcactaatgcaccaaagaccttcatggacttgatgagcaggtgttcaagccattttggaccgtttgtcatcgtattcatagatgacattctggtatactctcggactgaggaagaacacgtgtggcacttgaggatggtgttgcagacgttgagggagcaccagctatatgcaaaattttcaaaatgtgaattttggctagaaagcatctcattcttgggacacgtggtttcaagtgatggtattcaagtggatcccaagaaaattgaagctgtaactgattggcttaggcctacaacggtcactgaggtgcgaagttttctggtttGGTAGCTACTCtgagcgttttgtgcaagatttctctaggatagcggctcccctaactaagttgaccaggaagaatgttccattcatttggacagatgactgtgaagagagtttccaaaagcttaaggagtgtctaaccactgcccctgtgttgacactacctgcgagtggtgaaggatacaccgtgtattgtgacgcctccagagttggcctagggtgtgttttgatgcagaatggaaaggtagtggcttatgcttcaaggcagctgaagaggcatgagcagaattaccccacccatgatttggaaatggcggctgtaatctttgcactaaagatctggagacactatctgtatggtgaagtgtgtgagatatacaccgaccataagagtttgaagtacatcttccagcagagggacttgaacttgagacagaggagatggatggagcttctgaaagactatgattgcaccatccagtaccaccctggaaaggccaatgttgtggcagatgccttgagcagaaaatcttctggcagtttggcgcacatttcagtagagaagagaccactgattcaggagatacatgagttgatggatcaaggtttaatcctggatctttcagatgagggggtattgttggctcacttttcagtgaggccagacttgagggacagagttagagtttcccagcacagagaccaacaattgatgaagatcatagaaagagtacagcaaggcgaaggtggtgagtttggatttgccaatgatggtgtcctagtgcaaggttccaggatatgtgtgcccgaagtGGACAACCTcaagaatgaaatcatgcgagaggcacactacacactttacagtgtccacccaggttccaccaagatgtaccatgatgtgaaagatagctactggtggaatggcatgaagagagacatagcggactttgtgtccaagtgcttgacttgtcagaaggtgaagtttgaacaccagagaccgtcagggaagctgcaagagctcccaatcccagaatggaagtgggaaatgatcactatggattttgtgactgggttgcctcgtaccacgcgaggatatgattcgatatgggtaattgtagaccgcttgaccaaatcagctcacttcttacctgtaaagactacatactctgtggcacagtatgcccggctctacattcgagaaatagtcagattgcatggagttccggcttccataatatctgacagagggccccagttcacttctcgattttggagaaagttgcaggaggcacttggcacacaattgaactttagtacagccttccaccctcagacagacggacagtccgaaaggacaatccaaacactggaagacatgcttcgcatgagtgtcttggattttggaggtcaatgggatgagcagctagctttggtggagtttgcctataacaacagttatcactccagcatagggatggcaccctatggggcattatatggaagaaagtgtaggtctcctctgtgttggacagaaatgggggaagcaagggtgcatgatgtagacctagtgcagtacacttcagaggtagttcctttaatcgagaacgATCGAGGGCGGCTTTCGATGAAGCGTAAGAGTTACGCAgacccagacggaggatgtggagtttgcgatggcgactatgtattcctgaaggtatctccaatgaagggagtcatgagattcggaaagaagggcaagttggcacctcggtatatcggaccttttgaggttactgatagagttggagcagttgcctaccggttggagctaccacccaacctttctcacgttcatcccgtgtttcacatctccatgctcaggaaatacattcccgatccttctcatg carries:
- the LOC110637418 gene encoding UPF0481 protein At3g47200-like isoform X2 — protein: MKKNHIEDASSEIEDENKELQITLDIPTDLKSFISEPALWPELCIYRVPRKLRARKPAAYTPQYISIGPFHRNNKALKPMEKQKLRYLAEFCERTGKHWTELANQIKELKVRHCYEETFEESTNKFLNMILLDSVFIIELFLRRAEKYNFFENQVPRNYNDDFILGKSTREYGLLWDLILVENQLPYFVLDDLYEFSIPKSSEKQYHSFHDLVLFNFELKKNKSSLEREKNENQKCTCDCFSCLLYFWIIRLFTCQRRKDGSVGKDNKNKEEDLPEKPLPEKPLPEKPLHFTDLFRKYRSYCHPESKNNKIVKKLYDATMLHEAGVNFKASENACSIDIKFKRGELKMPLFEADDSTELVIRNLMAFEQCHYPEQPLICDYIWILDFLINTEKDVDLLVRKEIIVNLLGDNKTVAKLVNNLCLEITASGSCFYDLSEALNKHCENPLCRTMAILRSVYFSNLWRGTGTVAAIALLVFTFTQFLDCIKII
- the LOC110637418 gene encoding UPF0481 protein At3g47200-like isoform X1; the encoded protein is MKKNHIEDASSEIEDENKELQITLDIPTDLKSFISEPALWPELCIYRVPRKLRARKPAAYTPQYISIGPFHRNNKALKPMEKQKLRYLAEFCERTGKHWTELANQIKELKVRHCYEETFEESTNKFLNMILLDSVFIIELFLRRAEKYNFFENQVPRNYNDDFILGKSTREYGLLWDLILVENQLPYFVLDDLYEFSIPKSSEKQYHSFHDLVLFNFELKKNKSSLEREKNENQKCTCDCFSCLLYFWIIRLFTCQRRKDGSVGKDNKNKEEDLPEKPLQKKTCDCFSCLLYFWIIRLFTCQRHKDGSVGKDNKNKEEDLPEKPLPEKPLHFTDLFRKYRSYCHPESKNNKIVKKLYDATMLHEAGVNFKASENACSIDIKFKRGELKMPLFEADDSTELVIRNLMAFEQCHYPEQPLICDYIWILDFLINTEKDVDLLVRKEIIVNLLGDNKTVAKLVNNLCLEITASGSCFYDLSEALNKHCENPLCRTMAILRSVYFSNLWRGTGTVAAIALLVFTFTQFLDCIKII